Proteins found in one Triticum urartu cultivar G1812 chromosome 4, Tu2.1, whole genome shotgun sequence genomic segment:
- the LOC125553819 gene encoding GDSL esterase/lipase APG-like isoform X2, protein MVSRCLLLLAIFLLTQPTGQSSEEGPAVPALMVFGDSLVDVGNNNYIFTIAKANFPPYGRDFKDHVATGRFCNGKLLIDFIAEKVGFDGSPPAYLSPEASGQNLLLGANFASAASGYNGHGTLIYFKDYQAKLAAVAGSSHARSIIRGSLYIICAGSCDFVYNYYINPFLDMNQTAEQFSDRLVGMFNNSVTQLYDMGARRIGVFSLPPFGCFPMAITLYGHGRSGCVARLNNDAQYYNMKLKAAVDSLSKKYHDLKIVVLDMYTPFYNLATSPVSRGFTEAKRACCGTGTVEASILCNPLLPGTCPSAHTYVFWDVWHLSEAANKVIVDSLVDEINNLVA, encoded by the exons ATGGTGTCGAGGTGCTTGCTGCTCCTGGCTATCTTCCTTTTGACGCAGCCAACGGGGCAGAGCAGCGAGGAAGGGCCGGCAGTTCCGGCGCTGATGGTGTTCGGCGACTCGCTGGTGGATGTAGGCAACAACAACTACATCTTCACCATCGCAAAAGCCAACTTCCCTCCCTATGGCAGGGACTTCAAAGACCATGTCGCCACAGGAAGGTTCTGCAACGGCAAGCTGCTTATCGATTTCATAG CTGAAAAGGTTGGGTTCGATGGCTCTCCGCCAGCATATCTCAGCCCAGAAGCATCAGGACAGAACCTTCTTCTTGGAGCTAACTTTGCGTCTGCTGCATCTGGCTACAATGGCCATGGGACTCTGATT TACTTCAAAGACTACCAAGCTAAGCTGGCGGCGGTGGCTGGGAGCAGCCATGCTCGCTCCATCATTCGGGGCTCACTCTACATCATCTGCGCCGGTTCATGTGACTTTGTCTACAACTATTACATCAACCCTTTCCTCGACATGAACCAAACCGCTGAACAATTCTCAGACCGCCTCGTCGGGATGTTCAACAACAGTGTGACG CAACTTTACGACATGGGAGCCCGACGCATCGGCGTGTTCTCCCTGCCACCCTTTGGTTGTTTTCCCATGGCGATCACGTTGTATGGTCATGGGAGGAGCGGATGTGTGGCTAGGCTCAACAACGACGCCCAGTATTACAACATGAAGTTGAAAGCTGCTGTTGACTCACTATCAAAGAAGTACCATGATCTCAAGATTGTGGTTCTCGACATGTATACACCTTTCTACAACCTCGCTACCTCTCCTGTATCGCGAG GGTTCACCGAGGCGAAGCGGGCCTGCTGTGGCACAGGGACGGTGGAGGCGTCAATCCTTTGCAACCCCCTGTTACCTGGGACTTGTCCGAGCGCACATACATATGTGTTCTGGGACGTTTGGCATCTGTCAGAGGCAGCAAACAAAGTTATTGTGGACTCTCTCGTAGATGAAATCAACAACCTGGTTGCATAA
- the LOC125553819 gene encoding GDSL esterase/lipase APG-like isoform X1: MVSRCLLLLAIFLLTQPTGQSSEEGPAVPALMVFGDSLVDVGNNNYIFTIAKANFPPYGRDFKDHVATGRFCNGKLLIDFIAEKVGFDGSPPAYLSPEASGQNLLLGANFASAASGYNGHGTLIRAISVSQQLKYFKDYQAKLAAVAGSSHARSIIRGSLYIICAGSCDFVYNYYINPFLDMNQTAEQFSDRLVGMFNNSVTQLYDMGARRIGVFSLPPFGCFPMAITLYGHGRSGCVARLNNDAQYYNMKLKAAVDSLSKKYHDLKIVVLDMYTPFYNLATSPVSRGFTEAKRACCGTGTVEASILCNPLLPGTCPSAHTYVFWDVWHLSEAANKVIVDSLVDEINNLVA; encoded by the exons ATGGTGTCGAGGTGCTTGCTGCTCCTGGCTATCTTCCTTTTGACGCAGCCAACGGGGCAGAGCAGCGAGGAAGGGCCGGCAGTTCCGGCGCTGATGGTGTTCGGCGACTCGCTGGTGGATGTAGGCAACAACAACTACATCTTCACCATCGCAAAAGCCAACTTCCCTCCCTATGGCAGGGACTTCAAAGACCATGTCGCCACAGGAAGGTTCTGCAACGGCAAGCTGCTTATCGATTTCATAG CTGAAAAGGTTGGGTTCGATGGCTCTCCGCCAGCATATCTCAGCCCAGAAGCATCAGGACAGAACCTTCTTCTTGGAGCTAACTTTGCGTCTGCTGCATCTGGCTACAATGGCCATGGGACTCTGATT AGAGCCATCTCTGTCTCTCAACAATTGAAGTACTTCAAAGACTACCAAGCTAAGCTGGCGGCGGTGGCTGGGAGCAGCCATGCTCGCTCCATCATTCGGGGCTCACTCTACATCATCTGCGCCGGTTCATGTGACTTTGTCTACAACTATTACATCAACCCTTTCCTCGACATGAACCAAACCGCTGAACAATTCTCAGACCGCCTCGTCGGGATGTTCAACAACAGTGTGACG CAACTTTACGACATGGGAGCCCGACGCATCGGCGTGTTCTCCCTGCCACCCTTTGGTTGTTTTCCCATGGCGATCACGTTGTATGGTCATGGGAGGAGCGGATGTGTGGCTAGGCTCAACAACGACGCCCAGTATTACAACATGAAGTTGAAAGCTGCTGTTGACTCACTATCAAAGAAGTACCATGATCTCAAGATTGTGGTTCTCGACATGTATACACCTTTCTACAACCTCGCTACCTCTCCTGTATCGCGAG GGTTCACCGAGGCGAAGCGGGCCTGCTGTGGCACAGGGACGGTGGAGGCGTCAATCCTTTGCAACCCCCTGTTACCTGGGACTTGTCCGAGCGCACATACATATGTGTTCTGGGACGTTTGGCATCTGTCAGAGGCAGCAAACAAAGTTATTGTGGACTCTCTCGTAGATGAAATCAACAACCTGGTTGCATAA